In Bacteroides cellulosilyticus, the genomic stretch AACAGCAAATGGGGTGTAACGAAAAACATGTCCGGTGCTAATGGCGGACGAATTCTGACCTATAAGGGTAAGGATGAGAGCAACACTCCTATTTTCTCTATGTACAAAGATAGTGACGGTAGTTATCCTACTGAAAGCTTCACCCGAAACTTGAATTACAGCGAATGTTGGAAGCTTCAGATCGGTCTGCGATACGTATTCAATTAAAGATTCCGAACTTATATTTATCAAAAAAGAAAAGGTGCAACCTAAACATACCGGTTGCACCTTTTTGCATTTATAAGATATTAAAGGAGAGAGAATTTTATTTGTTTTTTCTCCAAAGTTTACTCATGTCTTCCAGAGTCTTGCCCTTCGTTTCGGGTACCCAACGCCAAACAAAGAAGGCGGCTGCAACGCAGATGATGCCATACAAGCTGTATGCGAACATCGGACTGAAGTCGTACAGTGCCGGGAACGTGGACGATACAATATAATTGAATATCCATTGGAAAGCTACCGCAATGGCCACAGCTTTACCACGAATGGTATTCGGGAAGATTTCAGAAATCAATACCCAGCAAATCGGTCCCCATGACATCATAAAGAAAGCTGCGTATACAATTACGGAAAATACCGGAAGAATACCTTTGATTCCCATGCTGTCGCACATTGCCACTGCAAATGCACCTACCGCCATACCAATAGAACCGATAATCAGCAACGGCTTGCGTCCGAAACGGTCTACAGTAAAGATGGCTACAAGCGTAAATACAATGTTTACAATACCCATGATAACAGTTTGCATCATGCCACCGCCTTCAGCACCTGCACTTTCGAAAATACGCGGAGCATAGTATAATACTGCATTAATACCAATAGCCTGTTGGAATACGGAAAGCATGATACCGATAACGATAACTGCCACACCGTAAGAGAATAGTTTCTCTGTCTTTTCCTTGGAAGTAGCCTTGATTTCCGCCAGAATTTCTTTTGCTTTGTTTGCACCATTCACCTTCTCCAGGATAGAGTATGCCTTTTCGTCCTGATGTACCAGCACCAGATAACGCGGGGTCTTCGGTACGAAGAAAAGAAGGAAACCAAATAATGCAGCCGGGAATGCTTCCGAACCAAACATATAACGCCAGCCGGTTTGTACGCTCCACATATCCGAAGCGGCGTTCACAGACAATATGCCTTCAGCGCTTTTATCGATAATAGGATTCGTGTGATCGCCCATAATCAGGTAGTTAACGAAGTAAACCACCAACATACCGAAGATAATGGCAAATTGGTTACAAGATACCAGTGTTCCACGAATGTTAGAGGGCGCAATTTCTGCAATATACATCGGACATACGGCAGAGGCAAGACCTACACCAATACCGCCCAATACACGATACAAATTGAATGCGATGAGCAATTCCATGTTTGGCTCACCGTAGTTGAAGAATAAAAATTCGGGATAGTAAGATCCCAATGCAGACAGGAAGAACAGCACGGATGCCAGTCTCAACGAATTGCGTCGTCCCAGGCGGGAAGCGAAGAAACCGGAAAGAGCACCACCGATCACACAGCCGATAAGTGCGCTGGAAGAAGTGATACCGTGCATCACCTTGTCATATTGGAAATCCGTAGCCATCAGGAAGAAAGCTTCCAAACCCTTCTCCGCGCCCGAGATTACCGCCGTATCGTAACCGAACAGCAGGCCTCCCAAAATGGCAACGGTTGTAATAGAATATAGGTAGAGTTTACTACCATTGTTAGCATCATTCATGATAAAAAAAGATTAGGTTGATAAATGAGTAAAAAGTGATAAGGTGGTAGAGTGATAAGGGTGATAGAGTGATATCACTTTACCACTTATCACTCTATCACCCTACCACCTTTATTATATTAGCAATACATATTCACGATTGCTTCATACAATTCTTGCTTACCGCTGGTTTGCTTCGGTTCGCCGTTAGCTTTCGCATAAGCTACAACATCTTCCAAAGACAATTTGCCTTCTTCGAATTCCTTACCCTTGCCACCGTCGAATGATGCGTAACGGTCAGCCAACATTTTCTTATAAGGAGATTCTTCCAGTAATTTAGCTGCACTTTCCAGAGCACGTGCCATAGCATCCATACCTGCAATGTGAGCGATGAAGATATCTTCCAGGTCGGTAGAGTTACGACGGGTCTTAGCATCGAAGTTAGTACCGCCATTGCCCAAACCACCGTTGCGGATGATCTGCATCATAGCCTGAGTTAGTTCGTAGTTATCGATAGGGAA encodes the following:
- the xylE gene encoding D-xylose transporter XylE; its protein translation is MNDANNGSKLYLYSITTVAILGGLLFGYDTAVISGAEKGLEAFFLMATDFQYDKVMHGITSSSALIGCVIGGALSGFFASRLGRRNSLRLASVLFFLSALGSYYPEFLFFNYGEPNMELLIAFNLYRVLGGIGVGLASAVCPMYIAEIAPSNIRGTLVSCNQFAIIFGMLVVYFVNYLIMGDHTNPIIDKSAEGILSVNAASDMWSVQTGWRYMFGSEAFPAALFGFLLFFVPKTPRYLVLVHQDEKAYSILEKVNGANKAKEILAEIKATSKEKTEKLFSYGVAVIVIGIMLSVFQQAIGINAVLYYAPRIFESAGAEGGGMMQTVIMGIVNIVFTLVAIFTVDRFGRKPLLIIGSIGMAVGAFAVAMCDSMGIKGILPVFSVIVYAAFFMMSWGPICWVLISEIFPNTIRGKAVAIAVAFQWIFNYIVSSTFPALYDFSPMFAYSLYGIICVAAAFFVWRWVPETKGKTLEDMSKLWRKNK